CCGGATGGAGGTGGCTGGATGTTCTTCATCTCCGTCGACGGAAAGAAGACCCAGTTCACCAAGACGCTGACCGAGCACGAGAAGCTGGTCAAGGAATTCAATGATCGGCAAAAGAATGGCGACTGAGCGTGCCCGCCGAGCCGCAGTTCTCGGCTCACCGATCGCCCATTCCCTCTCCCCGGTGCTGCACCGCGCCGCATACGGGGAGCTGGGTCTGGCCGACTCGACGTATGACCTGTTCGACGTCGACGAGGCGGCCCTGCCCGGCTTCCTGAAGGGGCTCGGGCCCGAGTGGGCCGGGCTCTCGCTGACGATGCCGCTCAAGCGCGCGGTGATCCCGCTGCTCGACGAGATCAGCGAGACCGCCGCCTCCGTCGAGGCGGTCAACACCGTCGTAGTCACGGAGGACGGCCGCCGCGTCGGCGACAACACCGACATCCCCGGCATGGTCGCCGCCCTGCGGGAACGCGGCATCGAACAGGTCGAGTCCGCGGCGATCCTCGGCGCGGGCGCCACCGCGTCGTCCGCGCTCGCCGCGCTCGCGCGGATCTGCACGGGCGAGGTCGTCGCGTACGTACGCAGTCAGGCCCGCGCCGCCGAGATGCGGGAGTGGGGCGAGCGGCTCGACGTGCAGGTGCGGACGGCGGACTGGGCGGACGCCGGGCGCGCGCTGAGCGCGCCGCTGGTGATCGCCACGACTCCGGCGGGCGCGACCGACGCGCTGTCGGCCTCCGTGCCCGAGCGGCCCGCGACCCTTTTCGACGTCCTGTACGACCCGTGGCCCACCGCTCTGGCGGCTCGCTGGTCGATGTACGGCGGTGCCGTCGTCAGCGGCCTCGACCTGCTGGTGCACCAGGCGGTGCTGCAGGTCGAGCAGATGACCGGACGTGCGCCCGCGCCGCTGGCCGCCATGCGCAAGGCAGGAGAGCGCGCGCTGGCCGCGCGCTAGACGTACGCCGACCGTCCGCCCGCTGTCCGCCGGACGTCCGCTTTCTGGACCGGAGGACGGCTCCCGGCCCCCGACGTGGGAGGATCGGGGATGGCGGGCCAGGGCCGCGCACCCGGTCGCGCCACGCAGTTCCAGGCGCGAGCATGAGGAGCACCGTTGAGCAGGTTGCGTTGGCTGACCGCGGGAGAGTCCCACGGACCCGCACTTGTCGCGACGCTGGAGGGTCTTCCCGCCGGCGTGCCGATCACCACGGAGATGGTGGCGGACCACCTGGCCCGGCGGCGCCTCGGCTATGGGCGCGGTGCGCGCATGAAGTTCGAGCGCGACGAGGTCACCTTCCTGGGCGGTGTCCGGCACGGCCTGACCATGGGCTCGCCGGTCGCGATCATGGTGGGCAACACCGAGTGGCCCAAGTGGGAGCAGGTCATGGCGGCCGACCCGGTCGACCCGGAGATCCTCGCCGACCTGGCCCGTAACGCCCCGCTGACCCGGCCCCGGCCCGGCCACGCAGACCTCGCGGGCATGCAGAAGTACGGCTTCGACGAGGCCCGGCCGATCCTGGAGCGCGCCTCCGCCCGCGAGACCGCGGCCCGCGTCGCGCTCGGCGCGGTCGCCCGCTCGTACCTCAAGGAGACGGCCGGGATCGAGATCGTCAGCCATGTGACCGAGCTGGCGAGCGCCAAGGCGCCCTACGGCGTCTACCCGACCCCCGCCGACGTGGAGAAGCTCGACGCCGACCCGGTGCGCTGCCTCGACGCGGACGCGAGCAAGGCGATGGTCGCGGAGATCGACCAGGCCCACAAGGACGGCGACACCCTGGGCGGCGTCGTCGAGGTCCTCGCGTACAACGTGCCGGTCGGCCTCGGCTCGCACGTGCACTGGGACCGGCGGCTCGACGCGCGGCTCGCCGCCGCGCTCATGGGCATCCAGGCCATCAAGGGCGTCGAGGTCGGCGACGGCTTCGACCTCGCGCGCGTGCCGGGCTCCAAGGCGCACGACGAGATCGTCTCCACCGACGACGGCATCAGGCGCACCTCCGGCCGCTCCGGCGGCACCGAGGGCGGTCTGACCACCGGTGAACTGCTGCGCGTGCGCGCCGCGATGAAGCCCATCGCGACCGTGCCGCGCGCGCTCGCCACCATCGACGTCGCCACCGGCGAGGCCACCAAGGCGCACCACCAGCGTTCGGACGTGTGCGCGGTCCCGGCCGCGGGCATCGTCGCCGAGGCGATGGTCGCGCTGACCCTGGCCGACGCCGTCGCGGAGAAGTTCGGCGGCGACAGCGTCCCCGAGACCCGCCGGAACGTGCGGTCGTACCTCGACAACCTCCAGATCCGGTGACCGGCCCGCAGATCGTTCTGGTCGGACCGATGGGCGTGGGCAAGTCGACGGTGGGCGCGCTGCTCGCCGAGCGCCTAGGCACCGTCTACCGGGACACCGACGCCGACATCGTGGCCGCACAGGGCCGGGAGATCTCTGACATCTTCCTGGACGACGGCGAGTCGCACTTCCGCGACCTGGAGCGCGATGCCGTGCGCACGGCGCTCGCCGAGCACGGGGGCATCCTCGCGCTCGGCGGGGGCGCGATCCTCGACGAGTCGACCCGCGCGCTCCTCGCCCCGCACCCCGTCGTCTATCTCTCGATGGACGTCGAGGAGGCCGTCAAGCGCACCGGCCTGAACGTCGCGCGCCCGCTGCTCGCGGTCAACCCGCGCAAGCAGTGGCGCGAACTGATGGACGCCCGCCGCCAGTTCTACGCCGAAGTCGCCCGCGCCGTCGTCGCCACCGACGACCGCACCCCCGAAGAGGTAGCCCAAGCGGTCCTCGACGCACTGGAGTTGAAGGAAGCATGACGGAGATGGCTGAGACGGCTGGGCAGACGCCCACCCGTATCCAGGTCGGCGGCACCGCGGGCACCGAGCCGTACGAGGTACTCGTCGGGCGGCAGCTCCTCGGTGAACTGCCCGGCCTGATCGGCGAGCGGACCAAGCGCGTCGCGATCATCCACCCCGAGGCGCTCGCCGAGACGGGCGACGCGCTGCGCGAGGACCTGGCGGGCCAGGGTTTCGAGGTCGTCGCCATCCAGGTGCCGAACGCCGAGGAGGCCAAGACCGCCGAGGTCGCCGCGTACTGCTGGAAGGCCCTCGGCCAGTCCGGCTTCACCCGCAGCGACATCATCATCGGCGTCGGCGGCGGAGCCAGCACGGACCTCGCCGGGTTCGTGGCCGCGACCTGGCTGCGCGGGGTCCGCTGGATCGCCGTGCCGACCACCGTGCTCGGCATGGTGGACGCAGCGGTCGGCGGCAAGACCGGCATCAACACCGCCGAGGGCAAGAACCTCGTCGGCTCCTTCCACCCGCCGGTGGGCGTGCTGTGCGACCTGGCCGCGCTCGACTCGCTGCCGGTCAACGACTTCGTGTCGGGCCTCGCGGAGATCATCAAGGCCGGCTTCATCGCCGACCCGGTGATCCTCGAACTGATCGAGGAGGACCCCGAGGCGGCGCGCAGCCCGCAGGGACGGCACACCGCCGAGCTGATCGAGCGCTCCATCAAGGTCAAGGCCGAGGTCGTCTCCGGCGACCTCAAGGAGTCGGGCCTGCGCGAGATCCTCAACTACGGCCACACCCTGGCGCACGCCATCGAGAAGAACGAGCGCTACAAGTGGCGGCACGGCGCCGCCGTCTCCGTGGGCATGGCCTTCGCGGCCGAACTCGGCCGCCTCGCCGGACGTCTCGACGATGCGACCGCCGACCGGCACCGCACCGTCCTCGAGTCGGTCGGCCTGCCCCTGAGCTACCGCTACGACCAGTGGCCCAAGCTCCTGGAGACCATGAAGGTCGACAAGAAGTCCCGCGGTGACCTGCTGCGCTTCATCGTCCTGGACGGCCTCGGCAAGCCGACCGTCCTGGAGGGACCCGACCCCGCGGTGCTCCTCGCCGCGTACGGCGAAGTGTCCAACTAGCGCTCCAGCAGCACGGAATCGGCCCGCCGGAACAAGCCACGGGCACCATGCGGCCTCCCCGGCCGTTCACACAACGTCGGCCGGGGGCGGTACCGTTCGGTAACGGGTGGCCCCGGCCGCCGCCCGACCAGCGTCAGTCGCACGAGACGGAGTGGCACCGGATGCAGCACGCAGTGGGGTCTCCGCTGCCGCCGCCCCATCAGCCGGGGCACGGACCGGCCACCGGCTGGTCCCCGGCCGCACATCACCCGAGTGGTCCGCCGCCGGGTGCCGCGCCGGGCGGCCCACCGCCTCCCGCGCCGGGCTTCGCCGGCGCGCCGCACCCCCCTGGCACGGCCCCCCATCCGCAGGGACCGGCCCCCCATCCGCACGCCCCGGCACCGCAGCACGTGGCGCCGGGCGCCCCGCAGCACGGTCACGTCCCGGTGGGTGGTGTTCCGGTGCCCCCGACCCCGGACACGACGGGCCACATCCAGCTCCCGCCCGGCGGCCCCGTCGCCATGCCGAGCCCGCCGCCCGGCACGGCCCAGGCGGACACCGGCGCCACCACGCTCGCCGTCCTCCTGATCGGCCCCGCGGGCGCGGGCAAGACGAGCGTCGCGAAGTACTGGGCGGAGCACCGCAGGGTGCCGACCGCCCATATCAGCCTCGACGACGTACGCGAATGGGTGCGCTCGGGCTTCGCGGACCCCCAGTCCGGCTGGAACGACCACTCCGAGGCGCAGTACCGCCTGGCTCGCCGCACCTGTGGCTTCGCCGCACGGAACTTCCTGGCCAACGGCATCTCCTGCATCCTCGACGACGCCGTCTTCCCCGACCGCCCGGTCGTCGGCCTCGGCGGCTGGAAGCGCCACGTGGGCCCCGGCCTGCTTCCTGTGGTCCTGCTGCCCGGCCTGGAGATCGTCCTGGAGCGCAACGCCGAGCGCAGCGGCAACCGCCGCCTCACGGACGAGGAAGTGGCCCGCATCCACGGCCGCATGGCCGGGTGGTACGGCTCGGGTCTGCCCATCATCGACAACTCCCAGCTGGACGTGCCCGCCACGGCCCGGATCCTCGACGACGTCCTCGCCCGCTCCATCGCGAGCCCGCCGCAGTGGTAGCCGCGTCCGCCTGACGTCCGCCGCCGAGCCACGGTCGGACGCGCTCGACCGGCCGTCCCGCGCCGCCGCTCATAGGCTCGTCCCATGTCTGAGGTGTACGCGGCCCGCCGCGAGCGGTTGAGGGAGCGTTGTGCCGCGGGCGGCAGCGCGTCGGCGCTGGTGTCCCGTCCCGCCAACGTGCGGTATCTCGCGGGGGCGGCGCCGCAGGGCGCCGTGCTCCTGCTGGGCAGCAGCGAGGATCTGCTGCTGTGCTCAAGACCGCTCGGTGACGAGCAGGGCGAGGGCCGGCCCGACGGGGGGCTGCGGGTGCAGCTGCTCGACGCGTCCGGCGGGGACCCCGCCGTCGCGGGCGGCGACCTCGCGGCGGCGCAGGGCGCCGATTCGCTCGCCGTGGAGGAGCACGACCTCACGGTCGCCCGGCATCGCGCGCTGGGATCCGTCGCGCCGAGGCTGCGGCTCACGGATCTCGGGGGAGCGGTCGAGCAACTGCGGCTCGTCAAGGACGAGGAGGAGATCTCCTGTCTGCGGATCGGCTCCGAGATCGCCGACCAGGCGCTCGGCGAGCTGCTCGAATCCATTCTCGTGGGGCGTACGGAACGCCACCTCGCCCTTGAGCTGGAGCGCCGCCTCGTCGACCACGGCGCGGACGGGCCCGCCTTCCCGACCTCCGTCGGCACCGGACCGAACGCAGGCCGGGGCGGCCATCGCCCGACGGACCGGCGGGTGGAGGAGGGGGATTTCCTCTCCGTGTGCCTCGGGGCCAGTTATCGCGGTTATCGTTGCGAGATCGGGCGTACGTTCGTCATCGGTACGTCTCCCGCGGACTGGCAGATCGAGTTGTACGACCTCGTCTTCGCCGCTCAGCGGGCGGGCAGGGAGGCTCTCGTACCGGGCGCCGCCTACCGCGACATCGACCGCGCGGCACGTCACGTACTGGACTCCGCGGGGTATGCGGACGGTCTCGCTCCGCTGATGGGACATGGCGTGGGGCTCGAAATCGACGAGGACCCGCAGTTGGCGCCCGCGGCCATGGGTAAACTGGACGCTTGCGTGCCGGTCACCGTCGAACCGGGGGTTCACATCCCGGGACGGGGAGGTGTCCGGATCGATGACACGCTCGTCGTGCGCCCCGAGGCGGACGGCGGACCCGAGCTACTCACCATTACGACCAAGGAGCTGCTCGCGCTCTAGCCTCGAGCTATGCGCGTGCGCCGGGGTCGTCCACGTCAGTCCAGGAGATTCCGCAACCGTGGCTTCCACGAACGACCTCAAGAACGGCCTGGTGCTCAAGCTCGACGGGGGCCAGCTCTGGTCCGTCGTCGAGTTCCAGCACGTCAAGCCCGGCAAGGGCCCCGCCTTTGTGCGCACCAAGCTCAAGAACGTGATGTCGGGCAAGGTCGTCGACAAGACGTTCAACGCCGGCGTCAAGGTCGACACGGCGACGATCGACAAGCGCGACATGCAGTTCTCCTACATGGACGGCGACTACTTCGTCTTCATGGACATGGAGACGTACGACCAGCTGCACGTCGACAAGAAGTCGGTCGGTGACGCCGCCAACTTCCTGATCGAGGGCTTCACGGCCTCCGTCGCGCAGCACGAGGGCGAAGTCCTCTTCGTCGAGCTGCCGGCCGCCGTCGAGCTGGTCATCCAGGAGACCGAGCCCGGCGTCCAGGGCGACCGCTCCACCGGCGGCACCAAGCCCGCGACGCTGGAGACCGGCCACCAGATCCAGGTGCCGCTCTTCATCACCACCGGCGAGAAGATCAAGGTCGACACCCGTGACAGCGGCTACCTCGGCCGGGTGAACAGCTAACCGTGGCTGCTCGTAATACGGCCCGCAAGCGCGCCTTCCAGATCCTCTTCGAGGCCGACCAGCGTGGCGCCGACGTAGTGACGGTCCTCGCGGACTGGGTGCGCCACTCGCGGGCCGATACCCGGCAGCCGCCGGTGAGCGAGTACACGATGGAGCTGGTCGAGGGGTACGCGCAGCACGCGCGCCACATCGACGAGCTGATCTCGCAGTACGCCGTCGGGTGGACCCTGGACAGGATGCCGGTCGTGGACCGCAACATCCTGCGGCTCGGTGCCTACGAGCTGATCTGGGTCGACGCGACGCCGGACGCCGTGGTGCTCGACGAGTCCGTGCAGCTCGCCAAGGAGTTCTCGACGGACGATTCGCCGTCCTTCGTGAACGGCCTGCTGGGCCGCTTCAAGGATCTCAAGCCGAGTCTGCGCCGCGACGAGGCGTAGTTCGGGGTTCCTCAAGACCCCCACGCCGCTCAGAGGGCCCGCAGCACGCCGCTGCGGGCCCTCTGGCGCATTCAGGGGCCGTCCAGGGCTTCGGGGGGCCGCTGTGGCCTCTGAGGGCGCAGGCGGCCACGTAAAACGCCGGGGTGGCCGGAACCCGATCGGTTCCGGCCACCCCGGCGTTACGTTTCTGCTCAAGTGCCCCTTGGGGATCAGACGTCGTCGTGGGCGACGGCGCGACGCGCGTCCGCGTCCAGGACTCCCCAGCTGATCAGCTGCTCGGTGAGAACCGAGGGCGACTGGTCATAGATCACGGCGAGGGTGCGCAGGTCGTCCTGGCGGATCGAG
This Streptomyces sp. NBC_01283 DNA region includes the following protein-coding sequences:
- a CDS encoding shikimate dehydrogenase, yielding MATERARRAAVLGSPIAHSLSPVLHRAAYGELGLADSTYDLFDVDEAALPGFLKGLGPEWAGLSLTMPLKRAVIPLLDEISETAASVEAVNTVVVTEDGRRVGDNTDIPGMVAALRERGIEQVESAAILGAGATASSALAALARICTGEVVAYVRSQARAAEMREWGERLDVQVRTADWADAGRALSAPLVIATTPAGATDALSASVPERPATLFDVLYDPWPTALAARWSMYGGAVVSGLDLLVHQAVLQVEQMTGRAPAPLAAMRKAGERALAAR
- the aroC gene encoding chorismate synthase translates to MSRLRWLTAGESHGPALVATLEGLPAGVPITTEMVADHLARRRLGYGRGARMKFERDEVTFLGGVRHGLTMGSPVAIMVGNTEWPKWEQVMAADPVDPEILADLARNAPLTRPRPGHADLAGMQKYGFDEARPILERASARETAARVALGAVARSYLKETAGIEIVSHVTELASAKAPYGVYPTPADVEKLDADPVRCLDADASKAMVAEIDQAHKDGDTLGGVVEVLAYNVPVGLGSHVHWDRRLDARLAAALMGIQAIKGVEVGDGFDLARVPGSKAHDEIVSTDDGIRRTSGRSGGTEGGLTTGELLRVRAAMKPIATVPRALATIDVATGEATKAHHQRSDVCAVPAAGIVAEAMVALTLADAVAEKFGGDSVPETRRNVRSYLDNLQIR
- a CDS encoding shikimate kinase; protein product: MTGPQIVLVGPMGVGKSTVGALLAERLGTVYRDTDADIVAAQGREISDIFLDDGESHFRDLERDAVRTALAEHGGILALGGGAILDESTRALLAPHPVVYLSMDVEEAVKRTGLNVARPLLAVNPRKQWRELMDARRQFYAEVARAVVATDDRTPEEVAQAVLDALELKEA
- the aroB gene encoding 3-dehydroquinate synthase, whose amino-acid sequence is MAETAGQTPTRIQVGGTAGTEPYEVLVGRQLLGELPGLIGERTKRVAIIHPEALAETGDALREDLAGQGFEVVAIQVPNAEEAKTAEVAAYCWKALGQSGFTRSDIIIGVGGGASTDLAGFVAATWLRGVRWIAVPTTVLGMVDAAVGGKTGINTAEGKNLVGSFHPPVGVLCDLAALDSLPVNDFVSGLAEIIKAGFIADPVILELIEEDPEAARSPQGRHTAELIERSIKVKAEVVSGDLKESGLREILNYGHTLAHAIEKNERYKWRHGAAVSVGMAFAAELGRLAGRLDDATADRHRTVLESVGLPLSYRYDQWPKLLETMKVDKKSRGDLLRFIVLDGLGKPTVLEGPDPAVLLAAYGEVSN
- a CDS encoding Pro-rich N-terminal domain-containing protein; the encoded protein is MQHAVGSPLPPPHQPGHGPATGWSPAAHHPSGPPPGAAPGGPPPPAPGFAGAPHPPGTAPHPQGPAPHPHAPAPQHVAPGAPQHGHVPVGGVPVPPTPDTTGHIQLPPGGPVAMPSPPPGTAQADTGATTLAVLLIGPAGAGKTSVAKYWAEHRRVPTAHISLDDVREWVRSGFADPQSGWNDHSEAQYRLARRTCGFAARNFLANGISCILDDAVFPDRPVVGLGGWKRHVGPGLLPVVLLPGLEIVLERNAERSGNRRLTDEEVARIHGRMAGWYGSGLPIIDNSQLDVPATARILDDVLARSIASPPQW
- a CDS encoding M24 family metallopeptidase, giving the protein MSEVYAARRERLRERCAAGGSASALVSRPANVRYLAGAAPQGAVLLLGSSEDLLLCSRPLGDEQGEGRPDGGLRVQLLDASGGDPAVAGGDLAAAQGADSLAVEEHDLTVARHRALGSVAPRLRLTDLGGAVEQLRLVKDEEEISCLRIGSEIADQALGELLESILVGRTERHLALELERRLVDHGADGPAFPTSVGTGPNAGRGGHRPTDRRVEEGDFLSVCLGASYRGYRCEIGRTFVIGTSPADWQIELYDLVFAAQRAGREALVPGAAYRDIDRAARHVLDSAGYADGLAPLMGHGVGLEIDEDPQLAPAAMGKLDACVPVTVEPGVHIPGRGGVRIDDTLVVRPEADGGPELLTITTKELLAL
- the efp gene encoding elongation factor P — translated: MASTNDLKNGLVLKLDGGQLWSVVEFQHVKPGKGPAFVRTKLKNVMSGKVVDKTFNAGVKVDTATIDKRDMQFSYMDGDYFVFMDMETYDQLHVDKKSVGDAANFLIEGFTASVAQHEGEVLFVELPAAVELVIQETEPGVQGDRSTGGTKPATLETGHQIQVPLFITTGEKIKVDTRDSGYLGRVNS
- the nusB gene encoding transcription antitermination factor NusB, with amino-acid sequence MAARNTARKRAFQILFEADQRGADVVTVLADWVRHSRADTRQPPVSEYTMELVEGYAQHARHIDELISQYAVGWTLDRMPVVDRNILRLGAYELIWVDATPDAVVLDESVQLAKEFSTDDSPSFVNGLLGRFKDLKPSLRRDEA